The Caballeronia sp. Lep1P3 genome segment CGAGCATCGCGAGCGACGGCACGCTGACGGGCGGCAGCGTCATCAGAAGCGCGCCCGCCGGACCGGCCGCCATGCCGAGCGAAAGCATCGCCTGGATGATCGGCACTTCGCCGGCCGTCGGAATCACGAAAAGCATGCCGGCCACCGCGAACGCGATAATCCACAGCACGCCATTGTCGATATCCGGCCCGATGTGCGGAAAGAGCCACGCGCGCGCCGCGCCGAGCAGCAGCACGAGCACGATGTACTCCGGCACGAGGCGCAGCGTCATGCGGCCGAGAATCTTGATCCAGCGCGAGAACGCGGTGCCCGGCTCGTCCTCGTCGATGAGTTTCGCGAGCGCCTCGCGCGATGCCGCCGCCTGCGCGGGCGTCACCATGCGATTCACCACGTAGCCGAGCCCGAAGACCATCAGCGCGCCCAGCACGAGACGCAGGCCGGTCCATTGCCAGCCGAGCACGAAGCCCATGAACACCAGCGCGGCGGGATTGAGCACCGTATTGCCGAGCCAGAACGCGATGGCCGCGCCCGGCGCCGCCTGACGCGCACGCAAGCCCGCGACGACCGGCGCGGCGCAGCACGTGCACATCATGCCGGGCAGCGACATCAACCCGCCGTTCACCACGCTTCCGAACCCATGCTCGCCGAGGGAGCGCGCGACCCAGCGCGGCGGAATGAGCGCCTGCACCGCCGAGCCGAGCAGAAGGCCAAGGACCATTGCCTGCCAGATCGCCTTGCCGTAGGCCATCGCGTAGTCGAGCGCGGCTTGCCAGGACGGCTCGGGCGCGCGCGCGGCGGCGCCCATCAAAATCGACTTGCCGATCGAATGCTGGCTCGCCGCGACAAACGCGCGGTTGTAGTACGGGAACCATTTGACGTAGAAGAGGCCCGCGACGGCGATGAGCAGGAACACCATCCAGCCGAGCGCGACGCGAGGTTGTCGAAGCGTGGTCATAATCGTTTGTTGTTTGAGATAAAAATCAGCCGAGCGCGGGGGACGTCTCGGACAACTGCGCGAGCAGCGCCTTGGCCTGATCGAGGCTGTCGGCGTCGTTCGGGCGAAACAGCATATGCGCCGCGTGGGGCAACTGCGTGTACAGCGCGCGGCTGCTGCGGCCATAAGCCGGATCGTAGTGCCGGTCGATGAGTTCGGCGAAAAGCTCCGCGCGCGCGCCTTCGTCGATCAAATGGTGCCAATGCCCAACGCGCTCGTGGCTATGCAACGCGACGAGCTTCGACAACTGCGCCTTGAAAAACGCGGGATCGTCGAAGAGATGCGCGTAGTCCTGCAGCAGAAACGCGATGCGGTCTTCGCGGCGCGCTTCCACTTCCACGCACGCGGCGGCGTGCAAGCTGTCGAGCATCGCGTCGGGCAGCGTGACCGCGCCGATGCGCCGCCCTTCCGCCTCGATGAAAACCGGCTTCGCGGGGTCGAAGCCGCGCAAGGTCGCGATGAGCGCGGAATCGAACGCTTTCTGCGACGGCTGCGCCTGCCCCGGCAGCGCGCCGAGCAGCGACCCGCGATGCGCCGCGAGCCCTTCCAGATCGAGCGCTTGCGCGCCCGCCTGTGCGAGCGCCTGCAAGAGCCGCGTCTTGCCGCTGCCCGTGTGCCCGATCAGCACGACATAGCGAAAGCGCCCCGGCAGTTCCGTCAGCTTGCCGACCACGTCGCGCCGGTAGCTCTTGTAGCCGCCGTCGAGCTGCCGCGCCTGCCAGCCGATCATGTTGAGCCACGTCGTCATGGAGCCGGAGCGCTTGCCGCCGCGCCAGCAATAGATGAGCGGACGCCAGTTGCGCGGACGGTCCGCGAAAAGCGTATCCAGATGACGCGCGATATTGCGCGCGACCATCGCCGCGCCCACGCGCGTGGCCTCGAACGGCGAGACCTGCTTGTACATCGTGCCGACGATCACGCGCTCTTCGTTTTCGAGCACGGGTGCGTTGATGGCGCCGGGAATATGGTCCTCGGCGAATTCCAGCGGAGTGCGGACGTCGACGATTTCATCGAAATCGGCGAGACGATCGATGGGAACGAGCAGGTTTTTCACGGGCGATGGACGACGATGTGGGACATTTGAAGCCGGCGGCGAAGGCCGGGATTATCTCATGGCGGCGATTTGGCTTCCGAGCGCGGATTTCGACTGCCCATTGCCCGCTCGCAATGCGTTTAAAGTGACGGCATCGGGCCGCGAGGAAACGCGATGAGCTATCACGAAACGATCGGCGCACGCCGCTACCGCTTCGACGACTTGAAGACGCTGCTCGCGCGCGCGAGTCCGCCGCGCTCCGGCGATGAACTCGCGGGCGTCGCGGCGGCAACGGAGGAAGAACGCGTCGCGGCGAAGATGGCGCTTGCGCAAGTGCCGCTGCGCGCGTTCCTGAACGAAACGCTCATTCCCTACGAAAGCGACGAAGTCACGCGCCTGATCGTCGATACGCACGATTTGCAAGCCTTCGCGCCGATCGCGCATCTGACGGTCGGCGAGTTCCGCGAATGGCTGCTCTCCGACGCCACCGACACCGCCGCTGTCGAAAGCGTGACTTTCGGCCTCACGCCGGAAATGGTCGCCGCCGTTTCCAAGCTGATGCGCAATCAGGACCTGATTCTCGCCGCGCGAAAGCGCCCCGTCGTCACGCGCTTTCGCACGACCATCGGCTTGCCGGGGCGCCTGTCGGTGCGTCTTCAGCCCAATCACCCGACCGACGATCCCAAGGGCATCGCCGCATCCATCCTCGACGGTCTCCTGTACGGCTGCGGCGACGCGGTGATCGGCATCAATCCGGCTTCGGATTCGCCCGCCGCCATCGCCGCGCTCCTCACGATGCTCGACGACTTCCGCCAGCGCTACGACGTGCCGATGCAGTCGTGCGTCCTCGCGCACGTCACGAATACGCTCGCCGCAATCGAGCACGGCGCGCCGGTGGACCTCGTTTTCCAGTCGATCGCGGGCACCGAGCGCGCGAATGCGAGCTTCGGCGTGTCGCTTGCGCTGTTGCAGGAAGCGCACGACGCGGCGCGCGCGCTCGCACGCGGCAACGTCGGCGACAACGTGATGTACTTCGAGACGGGACAAGGCAGCGCGCTCTCGGCGAACGCGCATCATGGCGTCGATCAGCAGACTTGCGAGGCGCGCGCCTACGCGGTCGCGCGCCGCTTCGAGCCGCTTCTGACGAACACGGTGGTCGGTTTCATCGGTCCGGAATATCTCTACGATGGCCGGCAGATCATCCGCGCGGGCCTCGAAGATCACTTTTGCGGCAAGCTGCTCGGCGTGCCGATGGGCTGCGACATCTGCTACACCAATCACGCGCAGGCGGATCAGGACGACATGGACACGCTTCTGACACTGCTCGGCGTCGCGAACGTGAACTTCATCATGGGCGTGCCCGGCGCCGACGACGTGATGCTCAACTATCAGAGCACGTCGTTTCACGATGCGCTTTATATCCGCCGCGTGCTGAATCTCAGGCGCGCGCCCGAATTCGAGGCGTGGCTTGCGAGGATGCGCGTCACGGACACTCATGGCGCGCTGCTTTCCCCTGCGAGCGACGCCAGCGCGCCCGGCCAACCGCTGCTCGACTGGATCGACGAATGACGCACGCCAATCCCTGGGATGCGCTCAGGCGCTTCACGAACGCGCGCATCGCGCTCGGACGCACCGGAAGCAGCCTGCCGACCGCGCCGTTGCTCGCGTTCCAGCTCGCGCATGCGCAAGCGCGCGACGCGGTGCACCAGCCGCTCGATACGGCGGCGCTCATCGATGCCATCCATGCCGCTGGCTTCGACACACTCCAGGCGGCAAGCGCCGCGCCGGATCGCGATCACTATCTGCGCCGCCCCGATCTCGGCCGCGCGCTCGACGATGCCAGCGCCGCGCGACTTGCCGCGCACGTGGCGGCGTCGAACGATGCGCCCGAGGTCGTCTTCGTCGCCGCCGACGGGTTATCGGCGTTCGCGCCTCAGCGACACGTCGCGCCGCTGCTCGCAGAACTGCGCGCGATGCTCGACGGCTGGACGATCGGCCCAGTCGTCGTCGCCACGCAGGCGCGCGTCGCGCTCGGCGACTGCATCGGTGAGCTTTTACGGGCGCGGATCGTCGTCGTGATGATCGGCGAGCGGCCGGGTCTCAGTTCACCGGACAGCCTCGGCCTCTATGTCACCTATGCGCCGCGCGCGGGCCGCAGCGACGCGGAGCGCAACTGCATCTCGAACGTGCGGCCCGAGGGACTCGGCTACGATGCCGCCGCGTTCAAACTGCATTGGCTGCTGAACGAAGCGCGGCGCCTGAAGCTGACGGGCGTCGGCCTCAAGGATCAGAGCGGCGCGCTGCCATCGGGGGCATCGGGCGCATCGGACGCGGGTGCGATCGAAGGAAGCGCCTAAACGCGGCGATCGACCCGCGGCGTCAGAGCACGAGCGACCCAGCCGAAATCGCGACGACGAGGAAGATGACGAACAGGACGAGGAAGATAAAGAAGCAGATCTTCGCGATGCCTGCCGCGCCTGACGACACGCGTCCAAAGCCGAAGAAGCCGGCGATGACGGAAATAATCGCGAAGAGAATGGCGAGTTTGAGCATGGCGAGCCTTTTGTTGGTTATCGATGCGGCCCTGATTGCAAAGTTCGTGCCGCGTCGATGCCGTGCTTCGTTCGCGGTCGTCGGCGCGATCGACGGTTAGTTGCTTCCCTGCGAAAAAAAGCACCGCTAAAAAGCGGTGCGTTCAGGCCGAGGCGGTCAGCGTGCGCCAGTGTCGGTGGCAGGAACAGCCGCCGGTACGCGCTGGCGCGCACTGAGCCACGCGGCGACGGGCTGTCGCAGGCGCGGCACCGCAAGCAGCGCGGATATCGCGATCGCATCGGCGGCGAGTCCCGCCGGCACGTTGATGAGGCCGTCGGTCAACGTGAACAAGATCGAATCGACGACGAGCGAAATGACCGCGCCCGCGATGAAGCTGACCATGCCGTCGCGCCCTACCGCGCCGACCCACGGCAACCGTTGCGCGACGGCCTTAACCACGCCGTAGCGCGCGAGATTCGCCGCCACCCACGCAATCGCAAGGAAATTGACGACGCGCGCGCCCGCGAGGTCGCGCTTGAACGCGCTGTCGAGCACGGGCGGCAGCACGAGCAGCTTGTAATACGCCATGCCGACGATCAGCGCGAGCGCCATTGCGCTCACGGTCCAGCCGAAACGGTGCGACGCGACGCGCTGATATACCGGCTGGCAGCGCGCGAGCACGCCGAGCATGAACATCAGTTGCCAGGCGGCCGGATTGAAGTCCCAAAGATTGTCATCGACCGAAGGCATGTATTCGCCGATCTGCGGCGCGAGCGCCCACAGCGCGAGACTCGCCGCCAGAAGCAGCCACGGCTTGCTGCGCGCGAGCGGCAGCGCGAGCGGCACGGCGAGCGCGAAAAGCGCGTACATAGGCAGGACGGCGGCCAGATACGGCTGGCGCTCGAACGTCAGGATTTGCGCGATGGATGCCGCCGGCGCGGTCACGAGGCTGTCGAGATCGTGCAGCACGAGATTCGGCGCGTGGCCGAAGAGCGGCCGCAGCACGAAAGTCGTGACGAGCATCAGCGCGGCGGTGACGAGAAACGCGCGATAGATCTCGAACGCGCGCTTGACGAAGCGCAGACGCGCGGCGTTTTCCGAGCGGCGTTCGGCGAGCGACGCGTAAGCCGTCGCGGTCGCGAAGCCGCCGAGAAATACGAAGACTTCGGCGGCGTCGTTGAGCGCGAACGCGTGCAGCGTGAAGCGCGACACCATGCTGCCGCCGATATGATCGACGACGATGATGAGCAGAACCAGCCCCCGAAAAAAGTCCAGCTCGACGAGGCGTTGCGATTTTCCGGACATACGGCCTAACGGTGTTGTCCTGCGCTGCGCAGGGATTGACAGGGGCCGCTTTTCATACGGCATCGAAGCATGAGAGTTTACCCGTAAATGCGGCGGCGCATCATCGGAAAAAGGGAAGATTTTCGTTTTAATTCGCGCATTTGCGCGATTCCGCCGCCGAAATTACCGCGTCGAGATCAACCGTGGCGACTCTCCGGCGGCGCCCGCCTCGAAACATTTCATTATGCTTTCATTCGGCCGCGATCGACGCTAATATCGCGTCCACGCTCAATCACCCGAAACCCGTCGCCGCATGAACTACATCGCCGCCCTCGTCACCGATCCCGCTGCCTGGGCCGCCCTCGCGACGCTCGTCGTGATGGAAGTCGTGCTCGGCATCGACAATCTCATCTTCATTTCCATCCTCACCAACAAGCTGCCGGCCGAGCGTCGCGCGCGCACGCAGCGCATCGGCATCGGGCTCGCGCTCGTGATGCGGCTCGCGCTGCTCGGCACGGTCGCGCTGATCGTGAGGCTCACCACGCCGATCTTCGAGGCGTTCGGACACGGCTTTTCGTGGCGCGACCTGATTCTCGTCGCGGGCGGCGTCTTTCTCGTGTGGAAGGCGACGACCGAGATTCGCCATCACGTCACGCACGGCGCCGAAGACCACGGCGGCCCGGCGCGCGGCGGGAATCTCACGCCGCTCTCGGCCATCGGCCAGATTCTGCTGCTCGATCTGGTGTTTTCCATCGACAGCATCGTGACGGCCGTCGGCATGACCGAGCACATCCCGATCATGTTCGTCGCGGTGATCGCGGCGGTCACGGTGATGCTGTTCGCGGCGGGGCCGCTCTCGCGCTTCATCGAGCGCAATCCGACTATCGTGATGCTCGCGCTCGGCTTCCTGCTCGTGATCGGCATGACGCTGATCGCGGAAGGCTTCGGCTCTCACGTACCCAAAGGCTACATTTATGCGGCAATGGCCTTCTCCGCGCTCGTCGAAGGCCTCAACATGCTGGCGCGGCGCGCGAACAGCAAGCGCCGCGTGCAGCAAAGCGCGCAACGAAACCCGCACTGAGCGTCAAAATGGGAGCTTTTGCTGCGGATCGTCGTGCGGGTCGTTCTGTGCGCCGGCGGGCGGCAAAGGCTGCGCGCGCAGCCACCGTTCGATGGCATCGACGACATGCTGCCGCTCTGCTCCATCGAGCGCCCTGCCTGCCGCGATGCCGTGCCACTTCGCGAGACAACTCCGGCAGCACGTCGCCGTCGCGTGCTGCGCGATGAACACCGGATGCCCGCGAAACGGCGTCTGCTTGCCGTCGTTGAGCGGCGCCTGCGGCGCGAGCCGCCGCGCGATCAGTTCGTGCGCCTGCGCGATCACCGTCTCCACGCCGCGCTCGCGCATATAGCGCGCTTCCCGCGCGCCGAGCGCGAAGCGCCGCCGGAAGGCGGATTTGGCGAGCGCATCGAAGACGGCGTCGAGATCGCGCATGAACGGCTAGTCCTTCGCGTAGAGCGTCGAATCGGCGAAACCTTCGGCGTCGAGCACGCGGCCAACGAGAATCAATGCGGTGCGCGTGAGCCCCGCCGCGCGCACTTTCTGCGCGATGTCGGCCAGCGTGCCTTCGACGCGCGCTTCGTCCGGCCAGCTTGCGCGAAACACCACTGCAACCGGACAGTCGGCGCCGTAGTGCGGCAGCAAATCCGCGACGATCCGCTCGATATGACGCACGCCGAGATGAATCGCGAGCGTCGCCCGATGGCGTGCGAGGTCCGCGAGCGCTTCGCCGGGCGGCATCGACGTCTTCGCGGCATAGCGCGTGAGTATCACGGTCTGCGAGACGCCGGGCAGCGTGAGTTCGCGCCCGAGCGCCGCCGCCGATGCCGCCGCCGCCGTCACGCCCGGCACCACTTCGTAAGGAATCCCTAGCGTCTCGATGCGCCGGATTTGCTCGCCTATCGCGCCGTAAAGCGAGGGATCGCCCGAATGCACGCGCGCCACGTCGTCGCCTCTCGCATGCGCTTCGCGCAACAGTTCGACGATGGCATCGAGGTCCAGCTCCGCCGTATTGACGACCTGCGTCGCGCAATGCCCCGCGAGCACGCCTTCCGGCACGAGCGATCCGGCATAGAGAATCACAGGGCACGAGCGGATCAGCCTTTGCCCTTTGACGGTGATGAGTTCGGGGTCTCCCGGCCCCGCGCCGATGAAGTAGACAGTCATTTAAGTTGCAGTACGGCTCTCGTTCAAAGCGAGCAACGCGTCGAGCGCGCTCGCGGGGTCGTTGAATTCGCGGTCGGCGGCGGGCAACGGCGGGCGCGCGAGCATCACCACGGGCAAGCCGCGTTCGCGCGCGACCGCGAGCTTCGCCTCCGTTGCGCGGCCGCCGCTGTTCTTGCTCACGACGACATCGATGCGCGCCGCGTCGAACAACGCGCGCTCGCCTGCGATGTCGAACGGTCCGCGCGCATCGACGATGCTCGCCCGCGCGTTGCCTTCGTGCGCGTCGAGACAGCGGATCGTCCAGTGCTGCAACGCGGGAATCTCGTGCAGATGCGACAGCGGCTCGCGCCCCAGCGTGAACATCGGCCGGCGAAACGGCGCAATGCATTCGACGATGCCGCGCCAATCCGCCGCCTCGCGCCAGTCGTCGCCCGGCTGCGGATTCCAGGCGCGGCGCCGCACGGCCCAGAGCGGCACATCGGCGAGCGTGCAGGCATCGCGCGCATGGCGGCTCATTTGCGCGGCATAAGGATGCGTCGCATCGACGACGAGCGCGATCTCCTGCTCACGCAAATAAGCGACAAGCCCCGCCACGCCGCCGAATCCGCCGACGCGCACCGCGCAGGCGAGATCGTCCGGCACGCGGCCGAGTCCCGCAATGCTGTAGACGTGCGGCGCTTTCAGGCGTCGCGCGATGAAGAGCGCATCGCCGGTTCCGCCGAGAAGCAGCGCGCGCTTCATGGCGACCATCACGCCGCGCTCCCGACGATCACGCCTTGCCGGTCGATGGCAAAGGTTTCGACTTCGACGCCGCGCGGCACGACGTCGAGCGCGACGTGGCGCGCGCGTTCGCAGACGACATCGCCGAGCGCGATGCCTTCGGCGCGCGCGAGCTTGAGCGCTTCCTGACTCGTGTTGGACGCGCGTATCGCCGACTGAAGCGCGCTCGTCGCGCCCGACTCCGCCGCCCATTGCGCAAGCAGCGGCAAATCGATGCTCGACGTGCGGCTATGCAGATCCATATGCCCCGCCGCGAGCTTGCTGAGCTTGCCGAACCCGCCGCACAGACTCAGCTTTTCGACGGGCGCGCGCCGCAGATGCTTGAGCACGGCGCCGGCGAAATCGCCCATTTCGATCAGCGCCATGTCCGGCAGCCCGTAACGCGCGCGCATCGCGTCTTCGCTCTGATTGCCGGTGCACGCCGCGATATGGCGCACACCGTTCGCGCGCGCGACATCGATGCCCTGATGAATCGACGCGATATACGCCGAGCACGAAAACGGCCTGACGATGCCCGTCGTCCCCAGAATCGACAAGCCGCCGACGATGCCGAGGCGCGGGTTCATCGTCTTCTGCGCAAGCGCCGCGCCGTTGACGACGCCGATACTCACGTCGAAGCCGCCCGCGTAGCCGGCGCTGGCCGCGAGCGCATCGAGATGCGCGGTCATCATCTGGCGCGGGACGGGGTTGATGGCCGGCTCGCCGATGGCGAGCGCGAGGCCCGCGCGTGTGACCGTGCCGACGCCCGGCCCAGCATGAAAGCGCACGCCAACAGCGGCGGACAAACGCACGCGCGCGAAAACGAGCGCGCCGTGCGTGACGTCGGGATCGTCGCCGGCATCCTTGATGACGCCGGCTTCGGCTTCGTCGCCCGCGCTTGAAACGACGCGGCAATACTCGAGCTTCATCGTGACGCGCTGGCCCTTCGGCAGCGCGATCTCGGCGCGCTCGCTCGCCTCGCCGGTCAGCAGCAGGCGCGCGGCGGCGAGGCTCGTCGCGGTCGCGCAGCTTCCGGTGGTGTAGCCGCTTCTGAGCGGCGCGGATTGTTCGGGAGTCTCGTCACGCATGGCGCGCAGCATTCGGGCGATCAGCCCTTCCTCGATACGAGCAGCGTGATCGGCAACGCTTGCCGCCACGTATCGAAGCTGCCGAGCGGCTCCGCATGCGCGAGGGCGATGCGCGTCAGTTCGCCGCCGTGCCGTGCGTGCCAGTCGACGAGCACGGCCTCGCCCTGCAGCGTGACGGCATTGGCGATCAGCCGGCCGCCCTGACGCAGCCGCGTCCAGCATGCGTCGAGCACGCCCGCCGCCGTCACGCCGCCGCCGACGAACACGGCATCGGGCGCGGCAAGGCCGTCGAGCGCGCCCGGCGCTTCGCCCTTCACGAGCCTGAGCGCGGGCACGCCGAGCGCATCGCGATTATGTTCGATGAGACGCTGCCGCGTTTCGTTCGCTTCGATCGCAATCGCGCGGCAAGACGGATGCGCGCGCATCCATTCGATGCCGATCGAGCCGCACCCCGCGCCCACGTCCCAAAGCAGTTCGCCGGGCTGCGGCGCAAGGCGCGCGAGCGTGATGGCGCGCACATCGCGCTTGGTGAGCTGGCCGTCGTGCCGGTACATGTCGTCGGGCAAGCCCGGCGTGAGCGGCGGACCCGCGTGCCCCGCATGCGTGCGGCATTCGATGGCGACGAGATTAAGCGCGGCCACGAGCGGCTCGCGCCAGTCATCGGCGCGTTCGTCGATGCGTCGCTCGTTCGCGCCGCCCAGATGTTCGAACACGGTCATGCGGCTCGCGCCGAAGCCGTGCGCCGTCAAAAGCGCGGCGATGGCGGCGGGCGTCGCGCCGTCCGCGCTCAGCACGAGAAGACGCTCGCCGCGAAAGGCATGCGCGAGCAGCGAGGCGACCGGACGTCCGACGAGCGACACGCATCGCGCATCCTGTAACGCCCAGTGCAGCCGCGCCGCCGCGAGCGACAGCGACGATGCCGCCGGAATCACGCGCATCTCGTCGGGAGAAAGCTCGCGTGCGAGCGTCGCGCCGACGCCGAAGAACATCGGGTCGCCGCTCGCGAGCACGCACGCCTGCGCGCCGCTCGTGCGCTCGGCAAGCACGGCATCGAGCGAAAACGGGCTTGGCCACGCGATGCGCCGTGCAGCGATGCGTGCAGGCAGGAACGCGAGATGACGCTCGCCGCCGTGAATGGACGCGGCCCGCATGAGCGCGCGCCGCGCCTCGCGGCTCAAGCCATGCCAGCCGTCCTCGCCGATGCCTACCACGGTCAGCCAGGTCGACATGCGCGGTGCCCTCCTTGCGTTTCGCCGCGCGCCGGATGCGAAAACCCCATGCGCGAAGCGGTCTGATGGTCGATAAAAGCGGGCATAATAACCCGGTCCGTCGGTGCCCGAAGGGAGCGATCCTCAGGGCCTAACAGGGAACACAGCGAAACTGTGGCTGCCCCCGCAATTGTACGCAGCGAGTCCGCGCTCCACTGCGACTGGTTTATACCGGGAAGGCCGGCGCGGGCGGCGACCTGCCAGCCAAGAGACCTGCCGACTCCACGTCTCAATGCATTATTCGCGCGACGCCGACCGGGCGGGGTGTACCGGTCGGCGCACGCGCGAAACGCACCGGTCACGCTTTTGAACGCTTCTTTTCCGACATCGCGGCCATCGGCTTGTCCCGGCCTCATGCGCGTCGTGCAGGCGCGCGACGGCGGGCTCGCGCGCCTGCGTCTCGCGGGCGGCGAGCTTCGCGCGGACGCGGCGCATGCGCTTGCGCACGCGGCCATGTGCTGCGGCAGCGGCATCATCGACATTACGAATCGCGCGAACCTGCAATTGCGCGGCATCCACGACGACGCGCACGCGCGGCTCGTCGGCATCGCGCTCGACGCCGGGCTCGGCCCGCAAGCGCAAGGCGGCGACGATCTGCGCAACGTGATGCTGAGTCCGCTCGCAAGCGACGCTACGCGCGCGCTTTGCGACGCCATCGTCGGCGCGATGCAGCGGGATCCCGCGTTGCACGCGCTGTCGCCCAAATTCGCGCTGCAGCTCGACGGCGGCGAACGGCTCGCGATGCTCGATCATCCTCACGACGTGTGGCTGAGCGCAACGGACGACGGATCGCGCTATGCG includes the following:
- a CDS encoding permease, encoding MMTTLRQPRVALGWMVFLLIAVAGLFYVKWFPYYNRAFVAASQHSIGKSILMGAAARAPEPSWQAALDYAMAYGKAIWQAMVLGLLLGSAVQALIPPRWVARSLGEHGFGSVVNGGLMSLPGMMCTCCAAPVVAGLRARQAAPGAAIAFWLGNTVLNPAALVFMGFVLGWQWTGLRLVLGALMVFGLGYVVNRMVTPAQAAASREALAKLIDEDEPGTAFSRWIKILGRMTLRLVPEYIVLVLLLGAARAWLFPHIGPDIDNGVLWIIAFAVAGMLFVIPTAGEVPIIQAMLSLGMAAGPAGALLMTLPPVSVPSLAMLARSFPAKVLTFVALAVVVFGILGGAIAAAFF
- the mnmH gene encoding tRNA 2-selenouridine(34) synthase MnmH; translated protein: MKNLLVPIDRLADFDEIVDVRTPLEFAEDHIPGAINAPVLENEERVIVGTMYKQVSPFEATRVGAAMVARNIARHLDTLFADRPRNWRPLIYCWRGGKRSGSMTTWLNMIGWQARQLDGGYKSYRRDVVGKLTELPGRFRYVVLIGHTGSGKTRLLQALAQAGAQALDLEGLAAHRGSLLGALPGQAQPSQKAFDSALIATLRGFDPAKPVFIEAEGRRIGAVTLPDAMLDSLHAAACVEVEARREDRIAFLLQDYAHLFDDPAFFKAQLSKLVALHSHERVGHWHHLIDEGARAELFAELIDRHYDPAYGRSSRALYTQLPHAAHMLFRPNDADSLDQAKALLAQLSETSPALG
- a CDS encoding ethanolamine ammonia-lyase subunit EutB; translation: MSYHETIGARRYRFDDLKTLLARASPPRSGDELAGVAAATEEERVAAKMALAQVPLRAFLNETLIPYESDEVTRLIVDTHDLQAFAPIAHLTVGEFREWLLSDATDTAAVESVTFGLTPEMVAAVSKLMRNQDLILAARKRPVVTRFRTTIGLPGRLSVRLQPNHPTDDPKGIAASILDGLLYGCGDAVIGINPASDSPAAIAALLTMLDDFRQRYDVPMQSCVLAHVTNTLAAIEHGAPVDLVFQSIAGTERANASFGVSLALLQEAHDAARALARGNVGDNVMYFETGQGSALSANAHHGVDQQTCEARAYAVARRFEPLLTNTVVGFIGPEYLYDGRQIIRAGLEDHFCGKLLGVPMGCDICYTNHAQADQDDMDTLLTLLGVANVNFIMGVPGADDVMLNYQSTSFHDALYIRRVLNLRRAPEFEAWLARMRVTDTHGALLSPASDASAPGQPLLDWIDE
- the eutC gene encoding ethanolamine ammonia-lyase subunit EutC produces the protein MTHANPWDALRRFTNARIALGRTGSSLPTAPLLAFQLAHAQARDAVHQPLDTAALIDAIHAAGFDTLQAASAAPDRDHYLRRPDLGRALDDASAARLAAHVAASNDAPEVVFVAADGLSAFAPQRHVAPLLAELRAMLDGWTIGPVVVATQARVALGDCIGELLRARIVVVMIGERPGLSSPDSLGLYVTYAPRAGRSDAERNCISNVRPEGLGYDAAAFKLHWLLNEARRLKLTGVGLKDQSGALPSGASGASDAGAIEGSA
- a CDS encoding DUF1328 domain-containing protein, with amino-acid sequence MLKLAILFAIISVIAGFFGFGRVSSGAAGIAKICFFIFLVLFVIFLVVAISAGSLVL
- a CDS encoding OpgC domain-containing protein; translated protein: MSGKSQRLVELDFFRGLVLLIIVVDHIGGSMVSRFTLHAFALNDAAEVFVFLGGFATATAYASLAERRSENAARLRFVKRAFEIYRAFLVTAALMLVTTFVLRPLFGHAPNLVLHDLDSLVTAPAASIAQILTFERQPYLAAVLPMYALFALAVPLALPLARSKPWLLLAASLALWALAPQIGEYMPSVDDNLWDFNPAAWQLMFMLGVLARCQPVYQRVASHRFGWTVSAMALALIVGMAYYKLLVLPPVLDSAFKRDLAGARVVNFLAIAWVAANLARYGVVKAVAQRLPWVGAVGRDGMVSFIAGAVISLVVDSILFTLTDGLINVPAGLAADAIAISALLAVPRLRQPVAAWLSARQRVPAAVPATDTGAR
- a CDS encoding TerC family protein, with protein sequence MNYIAALVTDPAAWAALATLVVMEVVLGIDNLIFISILTNKLPAERRARTQRIGIGLALVMRLALLGTVALIVRLTTPIFEAFGHGFSWRDLILVAGGVFLVWKATTEIRHHVTHGAEDHGGPARGGNLTPLSAIGQILLLDLVFSIDSIVTAVGMTEHIPIMFVAVIAAVTVMLFAAGPLSRFIERNPTIVMLALGFLLVIGMTLIAEGFGSHVPKGYIYAAMAFSALVEGLNMLARRANSKRRVQQSAQRNPH
- a CDS encoding DUF4186 domain-containing protein translates to MRDLDAVFDALAKSAFRRRFALGAREARYMRERGVETVIAQAHELIARRLAPQAPLNDGKQTPFRGHPVFIAQHATATCCRSCLAKWHGIAAGRALDGAERQHVVDAIERWLRAQPLPPAGAQNDPHDDPQQKLPF
- the cobM gene encoding precorrin-4 C(11)-methyltransferase, producing MTVYFIGAGPGDPELITVKGQRLIRSCPVILYAGSLVPEGVLAGHCATQVVNTAELDLDAIVELLREAHARGDDVARVHSGDPSLYGAIGEQIRRIETLGIPYEVVPGVTAAAASAAALGRELTLPGVSQTVILTRYAAKTSMPPGEALADLARHRATLAIHLGVRHIERIVADLLPHYGADCPVAVVFRASWPDEARVEGTLADIAQKVRAAGLTRTALILVGRVLDAEGFADSTLYAKD
- a CDS encoding cobalt-precorrin-6A reductase; its protein translation is MKRALLLGGTGDALFIARRLKAPHVYSIAGLGRVPDDLACAVRVGGFGGVAGLVAYLREQEIALVVDATHPYAAQMSRHARDACTLADVPLWAVRRRAWNPQPGDDWREAADWRGIVECIAPFRRPMFTLGREPLSHLHEIPALQHWTIRCLDAHEGNARASIVDARGPFDIAGERALFDAARIDVVVSKNSGGRATEAKLAVARERGLPVVMLARPPLPAADREFNDPASALDALLALNESRTAT
- a CDS encoding cobalt-precorrin-5B (C(1))-methyltransferase, encoding MRDETPEQSAPLRSGYTTGSCATATSLAAARLLLTGEASERAEIALPKGQRVTMKLEYCRVVSSAGDEAEAGVIKDAGDDPDVTHGALVFARVRLSAAVGVRFHAGPGVGTVTRAGLALAIGEPAINPVPRQMMTAHLDALAASAGYAGGFDVSIGVVNGAALAQKTMNPRLGIVGGLSILGTTGIVRPFSCSAYIASIHQGIDVARANGVRHIAACTGNQSEDAMRARYGLPDMALIEMGDFAGAVLKHLRRAPVEKLSLCGGFGKLSKLAAGHMDLHSRTSSIDLPLLAQWAAESGATSALQSAIRASNTSQEALKLARAEGIALGDVVCERARHVALDVVPRGVEVETFAIDRQGVIVGSAA